From a single Halalkalicoccus subterraneus genomic region:
- the tbsP gene encoding transcriptional regulator TbsP, whose product MASNLLDDNIEDILRTVLGSASEDLLVVNPSADAIEELVDVAGDIDDRPRMRLLGDESTLKTVMSDFILASNAANLVDDDSLELRTLADGSENSLLVTPSEVVALVNVGDTVAGLTTDDEEFVSLAYDAYDATWNDATEFKLRTPPLSRVRTTLSDEIGDSIEADFSGVLDSLQTARGDGDGLDEVTISLLVAAKNEVLLYDISKWGEDVGIASKATFSRTKTRLEDMGLIDTEKVPIDVGRPRLRLKFGDERLRDANTDQLASVAQNLLN is encoded by the coding sequence ATGGCCTCAAATTTACTCGATGATAACATCGAAGATATACTACGAACGGTACTCGGGTCCGCTTCCGAGGACCTGCTCGTAGTGAACCCGTCCGCGGACGCGATCGAGGAATTGGTCGACGTCGCCGGCGATATCGACGACCGTCCTCGAATGCGCCTGCTCGGCGACGAGTCGACGCTCAAAACGGTGATGAGCGACTTCATCCTCGCGAGCAACGCCGCGAATCTCGTCGACGACGACTCGCTCGAGCTTCGCACGCTCGCAGACGGAAGCGAGAACTCGCTGCTCGTCACACCCAGCGAGGTCGTCGCGCTCGTCAACGTCGGCGATACGGTGGCCGGATTGACCACCGACGACGAGGAGTTCGTCTCGCTCGCCTACGACGCTTACGACGCGACGTGGAATGACGCGACCGAGTTCAAGCTCCGGACGCCGCCCCTCTCACGGGTGCGAACGACGCTTTCCGACGAGATCGGCGACTCGATCGAAGCCGACTTCAGCGGTGTTCTCGACTCGCTGCAGACGGCCCGTGGCGACGGTGACGGCCTCGATGAGGTGACAATCAGCCTGCTCGTCGCGGCGAAAAACGAGGTCCTGCTCTACGACATCTCGAAGTGGGGCGAGGACGTCGGTATCGCGAGCAAGGCGACGTTCTCCCGGACGAAGACCCGCCTCGAGGACATGGGCCTGATCGACACCGAGAAGGTCCCGATCGACGTCGGCCGCCCGCGACTTCGACTGAAGTTCGGCGATGAACGGCTACGCGATGCGAACACCGACCAGCTCGCGAGCGTCGCACAAAACCTGCTGAACTAG